The following are encoded together in the uncultured Methanobrevibacter sp. genome:
- a CDS encoding right-handed parallel beta-helix repeat-containing protein translates to MIKGLTFINGYYTWGSALDLDGDNIRIDSCTFKDNIAQDEEGTTGQGTIYIDPHNNIVINNCIFEDNYARAMGGAIYNNAPDALITNCTFDNNFASNGGSITTRKNANITNNKFKSGFGALGGEILCFGSYGNIINNNSFEYSNARYGGAIMVYSNSGNNTISNNDFYCTYARGYTDSDGGAVYLQGPNNILVNNSFDRTYAMRNGGSIFGTKGAFNTTVDNCTFKNNNAYGIPDDNVPGFGGAIYLESEKNKFINSKFENNVAPDNGGAIFIRNNDNLIENCTFNKNAAGRGGAIYIEKTISGQNISNTTINNCTFNNNGRVSEQDGEPNLGTKGGAIYSWGVDTHVTNSKFNNNVAMTGGAILYERGHNYLENNTFTGNKALRYGGGAISSTRFGDTINNCTFTDNFALGYGGAVSADYPTITNSKFIRNEANHGGAICTITANVSNSEFYDNVAYDHWTILAATKLISSNNVHPNQVALSMNHTTYLEMDYDVDNEIAIMPGYYAYCMEEYADYPQYGVLWENLRFAQNSISEEGVGEYLKILIYKYWDDETHHSNLQKLVNAFTDRKFSENDDPIVQEIISLYDSGYRVPTNNALRFYENGTVAVFNFREIITPSATQNVFAFNITYNPNLTVEKEIITKDIYLNSDVDFNITVTNTGECNLTNLWINDTDFSDCLVYKSFKSSFNWTYDTESKLWILNDTLVPKESAYIILTFKVTKAGNMTNNVTSGLANITFDNDTVNFRVYAPNMTVEKISNNKNVKVGEMASFTIIVKNTGDCNLTGVYVIDNGAEGLNYDHFVDESGKWSFDGKNKWTYGDVLGISQASNFTVFFKALSEGFKVNTAVAGNNLTNDTVNSINTTNVTVEHNNKTVPENETPEKPVNETPKNSTQPQKEVKTAVENATGNPLIALLAVLLLAGVTSLRKFKK, encoded by the coding sequence TTTATATAGACCCTCATAATAATATTGTGATTAATAATTGTATATTTGAAGATAACTATGCACGTGCAATGGGTGGCGCAATTTATAATAATGCTCCCGATGCATTAATTACAAATTGTACTTTTGATAATAACTTTGCTTCAAATGGAGGATCAATTACCACACGTAAAAATGCAAATATCACTAATAATAAATTCAAATCCGGTTTTGGAGCATTAGGTGGAGAAATTTTATGTTTTGGCAGCTATGGAAATATTATAAACAACAATTCTTTTGAATATAGTAATGCTAGATATGGTGGAGCCATAATGGTTTATAGTAATAGTGGCAACAACACTATTTCAAATAATGATTTTTATTGTACCTATGCAAGAGGTTATACTGATAGTGATGGTGGAGCTGTTTATTTACAAGGTCCAAACAATATTTTAGTAAATAATTCATTTGACCGTACTTATGCTATGAGAAATGGTGGTTCAATTTTTGGTACAAAAGGTGCCTTTAACACTACTGTAGATAATTGTACTTTTAAGAATAATAATGCATACGGTATTCCAGATGATAATGTTCCTGGTTTTGGAGGGGCCATTTATTTAGAAAGTGAAAAAAATAAGTTTATAAATTCTAAATTTGAAAATAATGTCGCTCCAGATAATGGTGGTGCAATTTTTATTAGAAATAATGATAATTTAATTGAAAATTGTACTTTTAATAAAAATGCTGCTGGTAGAGGTGGTGCAATTTACATTGAAAAAACCATTTCAGGCCAGAACATTTCAAACACTACCATAAATAATTGTACTTTTAATAATAATGGTAGAGTTAGTGAACAGGACGGCGAACCTAACTTAGGAACAAAGGGTGGAGCAATCTACTCCTGGGGTGTTGACACTCATGTAACCAACTCCAAATTCAACAATAACGTTGCAATGACTGGAGGAGCAATATTATATGAAAGAGGTCACAACTATCTTGAAAACAACACTTTCACAGGCAATAAGGCTTTAAGATATGGTGGAGGAGCTATATCAAGTACCCGTTTCGGAGATACAATAAACAACTGTACATTCACTGACAATTTTGCTTTGGGATATGGTGGAGCTGTAAGTGCGGACTATCCAACAATTACAAACTCCAAATTCATAAGAAATGAAGCAAACCACGGTGGAGCAATATGTACAATAACCGCCAATGTATCCAATTCAGAGTTTTATGACAATGTAGCATATGATCACTGGACCATATTGGCCGCAACAAAATTGATAAGTTCCAATAATGTTCATCCAAATCAGGTTGCACTTTCAATGAATCATACCACATATCTGGAAATGGATTATGATGTTGATAATGAAATCGCCATCATGCCGGGTTATTACGCATACTGTATGGAAGAGTATGCAGATTATCCACAATATGGGGTTTTATGGGAAAACCTAAGATTTGCTCAAAATTCAATATCCGAAGAGGGTGTTGGTGAGTATCTTAAAATATTGATTTATAAATATTGGGACGATGAAACCCATCATTCAAATCTTCAAAAATTAGTTAACGCATTTACTGACCGTAAGTTTAGTGAAAATGATGATCCTATTGTTCAGGAGATAATTTCATTATATGACTCAGGTTATAGGGTTCCGACAAATAATGCCTTAAGATTCTATGAAAATGGAACTGTGGCAGTATTTAACTTTAGAGAAATCATTACACCTTCCGCAACACAGAACGTGTTTGCATTCAACATTACATATAATCCTAATTTAACTGTTGAAAAAGAGATAATTACCAAAGACATTTATCTAAACAGTGATGTGGACTTCAATATCACAGTTACCAACACCGGAGAATGTAACTTGACCAATCTTTGGATTAATGATACTGATTTCAGTGACTGTTTAGTCTACAAGTCATTCAAGTCCTCATTTAATTGGACTTATGACACTGAATCCAAATTATGGATATTGAATGATACTCTGGTTCCAAAAGAATCAGCATATATTATCCTGACATTCAAGGTTACAAAAGCAGGTAACATGACCAATAATGTAACTTCAGGTTTGGCAAATATTACATTTGATAATGATACTGTGAACTTTAGAGTTTACGCTCCGAACATGACTGTTGAAAAGATTTCAAACAACAAAAATGTCAAGGTCGGTGAAATGGCAAGTTTCACTATCATAGTTAAAAATACAGGCGACTGCAACCTGACTGGTGTTTATGTTATTGACAACGGTGCTGAAGGCTTGAACTATGATCATTTCGTGGATGAATCCGGCAAATGGTCATTTGACGGCAAGAATAAATGGACCTATGGAGATGTTTTGGGAATAAGTCAGGCTTCAAACTTTACAGTTTTCTTTAAGGCATTAAGTGAAGGTTTTAAGGTCAACACTGCTGTTGCAGGAAACAACCTTACCAATGATACAGTAAACAGTATCAATACAACTAATGTAACTGTTGAACATAATAATAAAACTGTTCCTGAAAATGAGACTCCTGAAAAACCTGTTAATGAGACTCCTAAAAACAGTACTCAACCACAAAAAGAAGTTAAAACCGCTGTAGAAAATGCAACAGGTAATCCATTAATAGCATTGCTTGCAGTTCTCTTATTGGCCGGTGTGACTTCTTTGAGAAAATTTAAAAAATAA